CCGTGGGGAAAGGCCCGCTTCCCACCCGGGTGGTGTAGGCCTTGACGATGCCCAGGACCTGATGCAGTTGATTGGGGCCGACCCCGGTGCCGGTGCAGGCGCCTCCGGCTATAGGGTTGGAGGAGGTCACATAAGGATAAGTGCCGTGGTCGATGTCCAAATGGGTGCCCTGGGCCCCTTCAAAAAGGATGTTGTGGCCTTGCCGCACCGAAGTCTGGATCATGACCGAGACGTTGGCCACCAGGGGCGCCAGGCGTTTGCCCATCTCCAGATAGGGTCCCAGAATCTCCTCCTGGGTAAAAGGGCGGTCTTCCAGGAACTTTTCCAGGTAAAAATTCTTTTCCGGCAGCACGTCGGCCAGTTTGGCCGTGAGGATCTCGGGATTGAGCAGGTCGGCTACCCGGATGCCCCGCCGGGCTACCTTGTCTTCATAACAGGGGCCGATACCCCGGCCAGTGGTGCCGATCTTTGCCTCACCCTTGGCGGCCTCCCGGGCGATATCGGTGCGCTTATGGTAGGGCATGATGACCTGGGTGCGTTCGCTGATGCGGAGGTTGTCCGGACCCACCGTAATCCCCCGGGCCTTCAGGTTATCTATTTCCGTCAGGAGGACCTCAGGGTCCAGGACCACGCCGTTGCCGATGAGGCAGACGGTGCCGGGATGCAGGATCCCCGAAGGGATCAGATGGAAGATGAATTTCGCTCCGCCCACCACCAGGGTATGGCCGGCGTTGTTGCCACCCTGGTAACGCGCCACGATTGCAGCCTGCTCGGTCAAGAGGTCGACGATCTTCCCCTTGCCCTCATCACCCCATTGGGTACCCACCACCACTACGTTTGGCAATGCTTTGCCCTCCTTTTCACAAACCCGGTATATTAGATCACAGCGGCGGGCAAATGCAAAACGAAAAATGCCCGGCCAGAGGCCGGGCATTGAGGCGAATAACGTCCCGAGGGCGGCAACCCGCCCCCGGAGAGTTTATGGATCGCCGGCGAGGGCGCCGACGCTACTTTACCTTGGGTACAAACTTGCCGGGATACTCCGGATAATTCTTCCGCAGATCCTTTTTGATGATCTTGCCGGTGGGGGTCCGGGGAATGGAATTCAGGAAGACCACTTCCCGGGGCAGTTTGTACATGGCCAGCAGGTCCATGGTGGATTTGATGACCTCGTTAGCCAGTTCCTGGGACGCAGTGAAGCCGGGTTCCAGCTCCAGCATGGCCACCACTTTCTGGCCCATAACCTCGTCGGGCACACCCACGACCGCGTCATCCCGCACCGC
This Desulfobaccales bacterium DNA region includes the following protein-coding sequences:
- a CDS encoding adenylosuccinate synthase, with the protein product MPNVVVVGTQWGDEGKGKIVDLLTEQAAIVARYQGGNNAGHTLVVGGAKFIFHLIPSGILHPGTVCLIGNGVVLDPEVLLTEIDNLKARGITVGPDNLRISERTQVIMPYHKRTDIAREAAKGEAKIGTTGRGIGPCYEDKVARRGIRVADLLNPEILTAKLADVLPEKNFYLEKFLEDRPFTQEEILGPYLEMGKRLAPLVANVSVMIQTSVRQGHNILFEGAQGTHLDIDHGTYPYVTSSNPIAGGACTGTGVGPNQLHQVLGIVKAYTTRVGSGPFPTECLDEVGDHLVEVGVEFGSTTGRRRRCGWLDAVVLKDAARLNGLTGLAITKLDVLTGINPVKICVGYEENGSRRETTPATIQELERCRPIFEELPGWSEDIRKVRRMEDFPQATRNYLKRMEELVGVPIQIVSVGPDREETIVLQNPFG